A genome region from Paralichthys olivaceus isolate ysfri-2021 chromosome 6, ASM2471397v2, whole genome shotgun sequence includes the following:
- the LOC109630962 gene encoding pleckstrin homology domain-containing family G member 4B-like — translation SACVPAARPRCLVDRLCGTSRTRQRRAAAGAAAAAGAAGDRGASTSAPPGGRTAGQRLRCPQQRVPAEGPAPSAVWTRGATRKNFDSLEDSIQNLLSVLYPPFEATAPTLLSQLFQIIDGRYQGDALRCLLDFLVPAKHILDTVQQAACAQYSDALFRCEGWPLCLRDQVVVHLAPINPLILLPGDFYLQVAPFCDQSARIVVCSLLEEEGLRVEVVEETPIPETSYPCIFSCEWLKEINQGRHGTPLSRCLLATEQGVLKLPWEQVAMPDFVDVPQCAGSSMASVPPSYPPLPPPLPPPLPHFSENSSSNRSFRLSPARESAPNECNVQNSVSASSSHPSAFSVETRICPAKHGIAVSLCLVDLNAASSSRLVKVKETETEHKPIGWVSPNTWDSRFTGSDTATKTSAASGTCTPASTNTHKAADKSLIVCENTGQDKHKDTSRGRSAGQAAAEGEYIDILQATMLFSKAQSVTKEQQKLDLQMQPHTQIEAQMQRHPQRRGQMQPHAQLESFRQTQRQLNTQTSQPQAHSQPWVQTSAKPQTHSHSRSDAPVSLTSNMSAETGLASAPHHPHLYHTPPDSLEPSQCVRTIRFSEKPCTPCMKRRQGGQVSRAQELRCRYRDSYQAAIQNPVTFGQERDRGNMLAVVEEDGDFSQCDDRQRPPGTETEDPRYNVRGMWCDPGIQNQPPVSVSGAICKESGEENTVPYWKPGDSSSAPCMEHRCTNPLKYGGLPEQPAEKNTVPFRETGYTHSAKPVNGKHSATGKKINNQDLSDSQQTSTKHSGFQCSAGEVSGTSMTPKPRERLRNRTSSSGISPNVSKPLTGSHNRRESTSNGRCSSLSTAVVDTSEKCELVIVEGQNVRRRENKSSHAEVPQLHVVKCKNSTAFGLVSPKISRRKVAIPDGAQPSSTSSTSRHCHQMENLSQTGPPSAAETQKVSQHASARPRPDHLPLGSPDPRAHPLYLGVASLTGGRDRTGRAIVELYGEHPGWRSAGTSQEIFHMLLYFHLITRREIREAGMTLIFDARKTNPQPQLYKALMTLQEQSPLVLNSLVLLVDKDSSLRPERCPGVQTDMVTSMKALQKLVEGSQLTSRLDGTLSHSHCDWIELHQKLFPFVSDLHEASSLLLNAISKVEEPKRTDNVPTVQQCMMDQRTLMRDVLEDSRLVGLQREGGAILARLRRESDLKYPHCEDLSDAVDSVSSLYNHMEEQAHVLVLRSNVSLEHLEYLLQLREMEGHFTQMHQWFHLEGERHLLEAESVDDSGDRMEQILNSFTGFLIEANDRRHHAMSLVSEAERLQQSGLYYPETETFRTFVCTFKSGLEDFLSRAEACGRELQIMVNVCDFCEQAAALAGECIDYLDQSQKNSQQNQDSGRSTPPLCQAECPEAHGSGPTTTSASPSGNDNSILQTFQERFLQFSLERFQEVKAQAGALQGTRGMRVWNVAWLRCQEARQQLQERMQGVDELHHQNPESSSSCECRYVDVVSTDIQVTSPGGQNLVVQSTPGPRHPQWEGIVSSAVDLGKRKPIMGSNTTNSTNVACCNIVIKPEDTSDAGTSQGSKVTPQSPHRSGRRTEREVTRRQTSRARRERDAAALSQSHTVGCQWFPWARGLRTRSVSQDTGTTGAVTAGSSTPPEQRVRPPSSCSHHGQPSCRILKEAQKFQISRHSSFCSEDSCPSERGAAGGDATLCCKHSSLPIGGRYEGAFYLANPQESASNALRLQRVLEELVVTEREYVRSLSYILTHYLPLLDRPDIPQDLRGKRGIIFGNLEKLYNFHSHYFLPELEACQREPAMVARCFLRHSESFGLYALYSKNKPQSDALILHRRHDIFKRKQQELGDMMDLSSYLLRPIQRISKYSLLLQDMLSLAGSYRPKDIIQDTLLESSVCAQSVCGQGVYVPDLTSSERERERSEIQAAADLVRFQMRHGNDLLTMDAIQDCDVNLKEQGQLIRQDEFTVFFRKKKCVRRIFLFEHLVLFSKTKRTDVGNDVYVYKQSFKTSDIGMTHNSVVSGLCFEIWFRRRKSEDTYTLKASSMEVKKAWTTDLERILWDQATHSRELRIQERVFMGMASKHFMDIQPSDSAICDRAVSCSLPGRIPVACCSHRGLDYPRPHSIGSGSTASTTLSQSSSSSGRGSLPPAGYLGNQSQGLESGPAICSFPEAVTDNELNHHHLHQHLHRNCEKWKNPHLLLDSTESSRENINVLSSSDPSCLSAIGGEAVDNSSSSFKSQNSKPRPLCHTPSLRRNSSPVIIRMKPGVAPKPPHLSNAQSEEIIITKSTEV, via the exons TCTGCGTGCGTCCCCGCCGCGCGCCCCCGCTGCCTCGTGGACAGACTGTGTGGCACCAGCAGGACGCGACAGcgccgagcagcagcaggagcagcagcagcagcaggagcagcaggagaccGAGGGGCCTCCACCTCCGCTCCTCCAGGTGGACGCACAGCCGGGCAGCGTCTCCGGTGTCCGCAGCAGCGTGTTCCCGCAGAGGGTCCCGCACCGTCCGCAGTCTGGACACGAGGAGCGACACGCAAG AACTTTGATTCTCTGGAAGACTCGATCCAGAACCTGCTGTCGGTGCTGTACCCCCCCTTCGAGGCCACCGCCCCCACACTCCTCAGCCAGCTCTTCCAAATCATTGATGGTCGTTATCAGGGAGACGCCCTGCGGTGCCTGCTGGACTTTCTGGTCCCAGCCAAGCACATCTTAGACACTGTGCAGCAGGCTGCATGT GCTCAGTACTCTGATGCACTCTTCCGCTGTGAGGGCTGGCCTCTGTGTTTGCGTGACCAAGTTGTCGTCCACCTTGCTCCCATCAACCCCCTCATACTCCTGCCTGGTGACTTTTACCTACAAGTGGCACCATTTTGTGACCAATCAGCTCGCATCGTGGTGTGCAGCCTCCTGGAAGAGGAGGGGCTTAGAGTGGAAGTAGTCGAGGAGACTCCGATCCCTGAAACTTCTTACCCTTGTATATTCAGCTGTGAGTGGTTAAAGGAGATCAACCAGGGCCGCCATGGAACTCCCCTCAGCCGATGCCTGCTTGCCACAGAGCAGGGAGTGCTGAAGTTACCATGGGAACAGGTGGCCATGCCTGATTTTGTGGATGTGCCACAGTGTGCTGGGAGTAGTATGGCCTCTGTTCCTCCTTCATATCCTCCTTTAccacctccacttcctcctccacttcctcattTCTCTGAGAACTCTTCGTCGAATCGTTCATTTCGTCTTTCACCTGCAAGGGAATCTGCACCAAACGAGTGTAACGTTCAAAATTCAGTCTCAGCATCTTCTTCACATCCCTCTGCCTTCTCTGTGGAGACGAGAATATGTCCAGCGAAGCACGGCATCGCTGTGTCCCTCTGCCTGGTGGATTTGAACGCTGCCTCTTCATCTAGACTTGTCAAAgtgaaagaaactgaaacagAGCACAAGCCTATTGGCTGGGTTTCCCCAAATACATGGGACAGTCGCTTTACTGGTTCAGACACAGCGACAAAAACAAGTGCTGCTTCAGGTACATGCACTCCTGcaagtacaaatacacacaaagctGCAGATAAGAGTCTGATTGTCTGTGAGAATACAGGACAAGATAAACATAAAGATACAAGCAGAGGTAGGTCAGCAGGCCAAGCTGCTGCAGAAGGGGAATACATTGATATTCTGCAGGCAACTATGCTTTTTTCTAAAGCTCAGTCAGTGACCAAGGAACAACAGAAGTTAGATTTGCAAATGCAACCGCACACACAAATTGAAGCACAAATGCAAAGACATCCACAAAGACGAGGACAAATGCAACCACATGCACAACTAGAGTCCTTCAGGCAAACACAGAGGCAGCTAAACACACAGACCTCACAACCTCAGGCGCATTCACAACCTTGGGTGCAGACATCTGCTAAACCACAAACGCACAGTCATTCTAGATCAGACGCTCCTGTATCACTTACGTCAAACATGTCCGCAGAAACAGGCCTTGCATCTGCTCCCCACCATCCCCACTTATACCACACCCCCCCCGACTCCCTGGAACCCTCTCAGTGTGTCCGCACCATCCGGTTCTCAGAGAAACCCTGTACTCCGTGCATGAAGAGGAGGCAAGGAGGACAGGTCTCCCGAGCTCAGGAGCTGAGGTGCCGATACAGGGACTCCTACCAAGCTGCTATACAAAACCCTGTCACCTTTGGACAAGAGAGAGATAGGGGGAATATGTTagctgtggtggaggaggatggTGATTTCTCACAGTGTGACGACAGACAGAGGCCACCAGGGACTGAAACAGAGGATCCACGGTATAATGTACGAGGAATGTGGTGTGATCCTGGGATCCAAAACCAGCCTCCTGTCTCTGTCAGTGGAGCCATCTGTAAAGAGTcaggagaagaaaacactgtTCCATATTGGAAACCAGGAGATTCTAGCTCTGCCCCCTGTATGGAGCACAGGTGCACCAATCCTTTAAAATATGGTGGGCTACCAGAGCAGCCAGctgaaaaaaacactgtgcCATTCAGGGAAACAGGGTACACACACTCTGCCAAACCCGTGAACGGGAAACATTCAGCAACAGGAAAAAAGATCAACAATCAAGATTTGTCAGATTCTCAACAGACCTCTACCAAACACAGTGGATTCCAGTGTAGTGCAGGTGAAGTGTCAGGGACGAGCATGACTCCCAAGCCTCGGGAAAGATTAAGAAACAGAACCAGCTCCTCTGGAATAAGTCCAAACGTCTCAAAGCCTCTCACAGGGTCACACAACAGACGGGAATCCACGTCAAATGGAAGATGTTCGTCCCTCTCCACAGCGGTGGTGGACACCTCAGAGAAGTGTGAACTGGTCATTGTTGAAGGTCAAAATGTcaggagaagagaaaataaaagctcccaCGCAGAGGTTCCCCAGCTGCATGttgtcaaatgtaaaaacagcacAGCCTTTGGGCTGGTGTCACCCAAGATCAGCCGGAGGAAGGTGGCCATTCCAG ATGGTGCTCAGCCCAGCAGTACATCATCAACCAGCAGACACTGTCATCAGATGGAGAACCTTTCTCAGACAGGTCCACCTTCAGCAGCAGAGACGCAGAAGGTCTCCCAGCATGCCTCTGCTCGTCCCAGACCCGACCATCTCCCCCTGGGTTCCCCAGACCCCAGAGCCCACCCCCTCTATCTGGGAGTGGCATCACTAACAG GTGGCAGAGACAGGACAGGCAGGGCGATCGTTGAGCTCTATGGAGAGCACCCAGGCTGGAGATCAGCTGGAACAAGCCAGGAGATCTTCCACATGCTGCTCTACTTCCACTTGATCACCAG GAGAGAAATCAGAGAAGCTGGGATGACTCTTATATTTGATGCGAGAAAGACAAATCCTCAGCCACAGCTCTACAAGGCCTTGATGACGCTTCAG GAGCAGAGTCCACTGGTACTGAACAGTTTGGTGCTGCTGGTGGACAAGGACAGCAGCCTCCGGCCTGAGAGATGTCCCGGGGTCCAG ACGGATATGGTGACATCGATGAAAGCCTTGCAGAAGCTCGTGGAGGGGAGTCAGCTGACCTCCCGTCTGGACGGCACACTGTCTCACAGCCACTGTGACTGGATAGAGCTGCACCAG AAACTTTTCCCATTTGTATCAGATCTTCATGAAGCATCCAGCCTGCTTCTGAACGCCATCAGTAAAGTAGAGGAGCCCAAGAGGACAGACAATGTGCCG ACTGTGCAGCAGTGCATGATGGACCAGAGGACTCTGATGAGAGACGTACTGGAGGACAGCAGATTGGTCGGCCTGCAGAGGGAGGGTGGGGCCATCTTGGCGAGGCTGAGAAGGGAGAGCGACCTCAAATACCCCCACTGTGAAGACCTCAG tgatgcagtAGATTCTGTGAGCAGTCTGTACAACCACATGGAGGAGCAGGCTCACGTCCTGGTGCTGAGGTCCAACGTGTCACTGGAACACCTGGAGTACCTGCTGCAACTCCGGGAGATGGAGGGACACTTCACTCAG aTGCATCAGTGGTTTCATTTAGAAGGagagcgccacctgctggaggCTGAGTCAGTGGATGACTCTGGGGACAGAATGGAGCAGATCCTCAACAGCTTCACTGGTTTCCTTATTGAAGCAAAT gACCGAAGGCACCACGCCATGTCGTTAGTGTCCGAGGCAGAGCGGCTGCAGCAGAGCGGCCTCTACTACCCGGAGACGGAGACATTCAGGACTTTTGTCTGCACCTTCAAGTCAGGCCTGGAGGACTTCCTGTCCAGGGCTGAGGCCTGCGGCAGAGAGCTGCAGATAATGGTCAACGTGTGTGATTTCTGTGAGCAG GCAGCCGCTCTGGCTGGAGAATGCATTGATTACCTGGACCAGAGTCAAAAAAACTCTCAACAAAACCAAGACTCTGGACGGAGCACCCCCCCTCTCTGCCAGGCTGAATGTCCCGAAGCACATGGCTCTGGTCCAACCACCACCAGTGCTTCACCGTCAGGCAACGACAACTCAATTCTTCAGACTTTTCAAGAGCGGTTTCTCCAGTTCAGCCTGGAGAGGTTTCAGGAGGTGAAGGCTCAGGCAGGTGCCCTGCAGGGCACCAGGGGGATGCGGGTCTGGAACGTAGCCTGGCTCAGGTGTCAGGAGGCCAGACAGCAGCTTCAGGAGAGGATGCAGGGTGTGGATGAACTGCACCACCAAAACCCAGAGTCGAGCAGCAGTTGTGAGTGTCGCTATGTAGATGTGGTGAGCACAGATATTCAGGTGACGTCACCCGGTGGACAGAATCTGGTGGTACAATCGACCCCTGGGCCTCGGCACCCACAGTGGGAAGGCATTGTGTCCAGCGCGGTGGATTTAGGGAAGAGAAAGCCGATCATGGGCAGCAACACCACTAATTCAACCAATGTAGCCTGCTGTAACATCGTCATCAAACCTGAGGATACTAGTGATGCTGGAACCAgccaggggtcaaaggtcactccACAGTCACCTCACAG ATCAGGAAggagaacagagagggaggtgacGAGGAGACAGACAAGCAGAGCAAGGAGAGAGCGGGATGCTGCCGCTCTGTCCCAGTCACACACTGTCGGCTGCCAGTGGTTTCCATGGGCACGAGGCCTCAGAACGAGGTCCGTGAGCCAAGACACGGGCACCACAGGGGCAGTGACAGCAGGGTCCTCCACTCCTCCAGAGCAGAGAGTAAGACCACCCTCGTCCTGCTCCCACCACGGTCAGCCGTCCTGTCGGATTCTCAAGGAGGCTCAGAAGTTCCAGATCTCCCGccacagcagcttctgctcaGAGGACTCCTGTCCGAGCGAGCGAGGAGCTGCAGGTGGTGATGCGACTTTATGCTGCAAACACTCCAGCCTGCCCATAGGGGGCAGATATGAGGGGGCATTCTATTTGGCAAATCCTCAGGAGAGTGCCAGCAATGCCCT GAGGCTGCAGCGTgtgctggaggagctggtggtcACGGAGAGGGAGTACGTACGATCGCTGAGCTACATCCTGACCCACTACCTCCCCCTGCTGGACAGACCTGACATCCCCCAGGACCTCAGGGGCAAGCGAGGCATCATCTTCGGGAACCTGGAGAAGCTTTACAACTTCCACAGCCACTACTTCCTGCCTGAGCTGGAGGCCTGCCAGAGGGAGCCTGCCATGGTGGCCCGCTGCTTTCTCAGACAT AGTGAGAGCTTTGGCCTGTACGCTCTGTACAGCAAGAACAAACCTCAGTCAGACGCCCTCATCCTGCACCGTCGCCACGACATCTTCAAG aggaagcagcaggagcTGGGGGACATGATGGATCTTTCATCCTACCTGCTGAGGCCCATCCAGAGGATCAGCAAGTACAGCCTCCTGCTGCAGGACATGTTGTCTCTGGCCGGCTCATACAGACCAAAAGACATAATCCAGGACACGCTTCTCGAATCTTCTGTTTGCgcacaaagtgtgtgtggccagggtgtgtatgtgcctgATCTGACGAGCAGCGAGAGGGAGCGGGAGAGGTCCGAGATCCAGGCTGCTGCGGACCTGGTTCGATTTCAGATGCGTCACGGCAACGATTTGCTCACAATGGACGCCATCCAGGACTGTGAT gTGAATTTGAAAGAGCAGGGCCAGCTGATTCGTCAGGATGAGTTCACAGTTTTCTTTAGGAAGAAGAAATGTGTCCGCCGCATCTTTCTCTTTGAACATCTCGTCCTCTTCAGCAAGACCAAGAGGACAGATGTTGGCAATGATGTGTATGTCTACAAGCAGTCATTCAAG ACCAGCGACATTGGGATGACCCATAACTCTGTTGTGAGCGGCCTGTGCTTTGAGATCTGGTTTCGCAGAAGGAAGAGCGAGGACACCTACACCCTGAAAGCCTCCAGCATGGAGGTGAAGAAAGCCTGGACCACCGATCTGGAGAGGATCCTGTGGGATCAGGCCACTCACAGCAGAG AGCTTCGTATACAGGAGAGGGTGTTTATGGGAATGGCCAGCAAACATTTTATGGACATTCAACCCAGTGATTCTGCGATTTGTGACCGAGCTGTCAGCTGTTCCCTGCCTGGGAGAA TCCCTGTGGCGTGTTGTTCTCACAGGGGCTTAGACTATCCACGGCCTCACTCCATTGGCTCTGGCAGCACGGCCTCCACCACCCTCAGCCAatcgtcttcctcctctggcCGGGGCtcgctgccccctgctggataTCTCGGGAACCAGTCGCAGGGACTGGAGAGCGGTCCAGCCATTTGCTCCTTCCCTGAGGCAGTGACTGACAATGAACtcaaccatcatcatcttcatcagcatCTTCATCGTAACTGTGAGAAGTGGAAAAATCCTCATCTTCTCT TGGACAGCACCGAGTCATCTAGGGAAAACATCAATGTCTTGAGCAGCTCGGACCCCAGCTGCCTGTCTGCCATCGGAGGAGAGGCAGTGGacaactcctcctcctcgttcaAATCCCAGAATTCAAAGCCCCGCCCACTGTGTCATACTCCTAGCCTGAGGAGAAACAGCTCACCGGTGATCATCAGAATGAAACCGGGTGTCGCACCCAAGCCTCCACATTTGTCTAATGCCCAG AGTGAAGAAATTATAATTACAAAATCAACAGAAGTTTAA